In the Sarcophilus harrisii chromosome 3, mSarHar1.11, whole genome shotgun sequence genome, one interval contains:
- the LOC111720139 gene encoding zinc finger protein 345-like isoform X1 gives MAPGTQRPPAQESVTFQDVAVDFTLEEWGLLDHSQKALYKEVMLETSQNLLSLGLPVLREDLMSPLQPGGAARGPAQGGRRSSCPDVETRFEVNEMTTKLRIFVEESGQQRFMSDGPSDFSLRKICNSNITEDKNPKSDHEVDEIGKEVNQSSVLNHHNKMTSGNDCFQGSESSKCFNEEREPFQFHEKPPEIEINQANQQEMAFTSSSDLIRHQKSFTGEMLCVSNKSGKDFKENSKLIDHQKSHVTKVPYEKNKCEATISHHSSLPHHSRTHTELRTYVCKQCGKVFDQNSDLVPQKIHTGEKFYKCNECGKGFNNTPLLTGQQKIYTGEKTHKCDQCGRAFRYSSSLVLHEIIHNGEKPFECNQRGKALTERATLAKQKIQTGEKHFKCNQCGNAFTHKGHLTLHQRIHIGEKPCESDEIEKIFTPRAHLASHTRVNTGEKLYECKQCGKAFRCRSRLTDHEKTHTGEKPYECNQCGKAFTQSSNLAVHQRIHTGEKPFECKQCGKAFRYSSSLAKHQGIHTGEKPHECNQCGKAFRISSSLATHQRIHTGEKPYECTHCGKAFRIGSSLAKHQRIHTGEKVYECNQCGKAFTQNSHLAAHQRIHTGEKPFECKLCGKAFRSNSSLTDHQKIHNKDKLYECNQCGKPFTKSSSLAVHQRIHTGEKPYECNQCGKAFTQRNHLSVHQRIHTGEKPYECNQCGKAFRISCSLAKHQRIHTGEKPYECDQCGKAFTQRANFAKHQRIHTGEKPYECDQCGKAFTKSSSLAIHKIIHTGDKPYVCSLCGKAFEKNSSLAAHQRKHSGEKP, from the exons ATGGCCCCCGGGACCCAGAGACCCCCGGCTCAG GAGTCGGTGACCTTCCAGGACGTGGCTGTGGACTTCACCCTGGAGGAATGGGGCCTGTTGGACCATTCTCAGAAGGCGCTGTACAAGGAGGTCATGCTGGAGACCTCCCAGAACCTGCTTTCCCTGG GGCTTCCAGTTCTCAGAGAAGATCTGATGTCCCCTCTTCAGCCCGGAGGAGCAGCAAGGGGGCCAGCGCAGGGAGGCCGGAGGAGCTCCTGTCCAG atGTAGAGACCAGGTTTGAAGTGAATGAGATGACTACAAAGCTGAGGATTTTTGTGGAAGAATCTGGCCAGCAAAGATTCATGAGTGATGGTCCCTCTGACTTCAGtttgagaaaaatttgtaactctAATATCACGGAAGATAAAAATCCAAAGAGTGACCATGAAGTTGATGAAATTGGAAAGGAAGTCAATCAATCTTCAGTTCTAAATCACCATAACAAAATGACCTCAGGGAATGACTGTTTTCAGGGTAGTGAATCTAGCAAATGTTTTAATGAAGAGAGAGAGCCTTTCCAGTTCCATGAAAAGCCTCCTGAAATAGAGATAAATCAAGCTAATCAACAAGAAATGGCCTTCACCTCAAGTTCAGACCTCATTAGACATCAAAAAAGTTTTACTGGAGAAATGCTTTGTGTAAGTAATAAAAGTGGCAAAGATTTCAAGGAAAACTCTAAGCTCATTGATCATCAGAAATCTCACGTTACAAAGGTgccttatgaaaaaaataaatgtgaagcaACCATATCCCATCACTCATCTCTTCCTCACCATTCTAGAACTCATACTGAACTGAGAACATATGTATGTAAACAATGTGGGAAAGTCTTTGATCAGAACTCAGATCTAGTACCCCAGAAGATTCATACCGGAGAGAAGTTTTATAAAtgcaatgaatgtgggaaggGTTTCAACAACACACCACTCCTTACTGGCCAACAGAAAATTTACACTGGAGAGAAAACCCATAAGTGTGACCAATGTGGAAGAGCTTTCAGATACAGCTCCAGTCTTGTTTTACATGAGATAATCCATAATGGAGAAAAACCCTTTGAATGTAATCAGCGTGGAAAGGCTCTCACCGAGAGGGCCACTCTTGCTAAACAGAAAATCCAGACTGGagagaaacattttaaatgtaatcagtgtggaaatgCTTTTACCCATAAGGGCCATCTTACTTTACATCAGAGGATCCACATTGGAGAGAAACCTTGTGAAAgtgatgaaattgaaaagattttcacACCGAGGGCCCATCTTGCTTCACATACAAGAGTTAACACTGGAGAGAAACTTTATGAATGTAaacaatgtggaaaggctttcagatgCCGATCCCGTCTTACTGATCATGAGAAaacccacactggagagaaaccttacgaatgtaatcagtgtggaaaagcttttacacAGAGCTCCAATCttgctgtacatcagagaatccacactggagagaaaccatttgAATGTAaacaatgtggaaaggctttcagataCAGCTCCAGCCTTGCTAAGCATCAGGGaatccacactggggagaaacctcatgaatgtaatcagtgtggaaaggctttcagaatTAGCTCCAGCCTTGCTAcccatcagagaattcacactggagagaaaccttatgaatgtactcattgtggaaaggctttcagaatTGGTTCCAGTCttgctaaacatcagagaatccacactggagagaaagtttatgaatgtaatcagtgtggaaaggctttcacacagAATTCACATCTTGCtgcacatcagagaattcacactggagagaaaccttttgaatgtaaactatgtggaaaggctttcagatcCAACTCCAGTCTAACGGATCACCAAAAAATCCATAATAAGGACAAActttatgaatgtaatcagtgtggaaaacCTTTTACAAAGAGCTCCAGTCttgctgtacatcagagaatccacaccggggagaaaccatatgaatgtaatcagtgtggaaaagcttttacacAGAGAAACCATCTttctgtacatcagagaatccacactggagagaaaccgtATGAATGCAATcagtgtggaaaagctttcagaATCAGCTGCAGTCttgctaaacatcagagaatccacactggggagaaaccttatgaatgtgatcaatgtggaaaggctttcacacagAGGGCCAATTttgctaaacatcagagaattcacactggagaaaaaccttatgaatgtgatcagtgtggaaaggctttcacaaagaGCTCCAGTCTTGCTATACATAAAATAATCCACACTGGAGACAAACCCTATGTATGCAGTCTGTGTGGAAAGGCTTTCGAAAAGAATTCCAGTCTTGCTGCCCATCAGAGAAAACACTCTGGAGAAAAGCCTTAG